In Amblyomma americanum isolate KBUSLIRL-KWMA chromosome 8, ASM5285725v1, whole genome shotgun sequence, the DNA window CCTACCGTTTTCACGAGGGCGCCTTTAATACATTGATGGCTTGGAATGCTtactttttaaggttgttaatgtgtggtagaaatgagAGTTTGTCAAAAGTgatgcctaaaaatttatgtcttgcttaattggtagtgtggtttgattcaagtataggttgggattgaccTGTAGGCCTTGTCGCAATGAGAACACAACAGCTACTGTTTTTGAGGAGAAAACTTGAACCTATTTTTCTCTGCCCAGGCAGGTAGTTTACTTAGCGTGATTTGCATTTGTCTCttgcaggacgatatgctggaggaagtggaTGCTATCTGTAGGTTGCCTACATAAACCGAATatattatggacttgggtattactttggctaaggAATTCAAtgttactacgaagagtgtcgtgcttagagtGCACCCccggggtacgccattctcttgggtgaaggTCAAAGAGTTGCTCCTAggcggactctgaatgtgcggttagccaggaagtcattcaaacagttcagcatcctgccacggatacctagctctgctaggtcacggAGAGTGCTGAACTTCCatgtggtatcataggccttctctaAGTCGAAGAACACCCGGATAcagtgctgcttgtggatgaacgcctcctgGATGGTGCTTTCTAGGCGAACAAGGTGATCACTGGTcaagcatgcttttttaaatgcACATTGATGTAAGTCTACGAGTTGTCAAAATTCAATAAGTGTGAAGGtgtctaatgtttattacactttcaaaagatttagcaatgcaggtggtgagggctatcggtctgtaattgttaggacttgttagATTTtgcacatttcagaaaaaatacTATGACTTCCTTCCACTCCTCGGGTATTTTCCCTGTTGTCTatattttattaaagaatttcaacaatgcccgTATGGCAGCCTCAGAAAGATGGGCAAAAGTAATGTAGtacacattgtctgggcctggtgctgtctttttaccaggaGATAATACCCTTGAAGAGCAGTTTATTGTAGAGCTGAAAGGGCTGGCGAcgtaaccgttgcacaaactgacccagcagcggTGGCACCAGCCAAACCTCTTCGTTGTCGTCGATGGTGCGCACTGTAgtcttcttcattgcaactgCACCGGTgacaagagggagccatcctgtcATCTCAAGGCTAAGAAATGACAAGGGGGTCGCAGTACGGCTTTAGCTGGCTGATGTGAACAATTTCGCGGCCCTGACAACGGTGATACAAAGAGGAGGTCACTGGCTCGACGTTATAGTTCATAGGTGACGCGCTCGaagacacggtaagggccgaGGTACTTAACCGCTAACTTGGAGGCAGCCGGCACACACAACCAGACGAGCGAGTCAGTAGGAAAGTCATGGGCGGACTGGCCGCGGTCACTCGCAtatgtgcggaggccttgagtggTATTCGTCaacgagcgagccagctggcggcacTGGTCGGTATGACGGGCGACGTCAGAGAGAAAAGtgcattccgagctgtcggggcgGTGCGGAAGGACGGTATCCAGGATACAAGAAGGTCCAGAgccatataaaagaaagaacggagaaaaacCGGTTGTGGCTTGAAAGGCGGTACTGGCATAAGTGATGAATGCAAGTACTTGATCCCAATTGGAGGCGTCAGAGGAAAtttacatggcgagcatgtctccAAGAGTCTGGTTGAAGCTTTTGGTGAGGCCATTCgcttggggatggtaggcagtagttttgcgatggacGGCGTGGCATGCATCCAGTAGCTCGTGAACGACGTCAGATAAAAACACGGACGCGGTCGCTGAGAAGTTCCCGAGGGGCGCGCGCTATGATGCAGGATGAAATGATGGAAGAAGAATGCGACGTCACGAGCACTAGCCGAGGGCAGGGCTGCCGTCTCCGCATACCTAGTGAAGTGATCCACGGCTACAATAATCCGTCGATTCCCGGCAGGCGTGGACGGCAGGGGACCATACAGATTGATGCCCACGCGATCGAAGGGGCGAGCTGGGCAAGGCAATGGCTGTAACGGGCTGGGGGACAGGCAATGCAGGAGCGTATATAACGGCGAACAAAATCGTACATTCCATGCCAGTAGTATCGCTGGCGCAAACGTTCGTAGGTTTTTTTCAGCAATCCTGCATGAGCGCTTTGTGGGTCGGAATGGTGAGGAATAAAAAAAGAGCCATTTGCGGGCATCCGGGTGATAGTTGCGGCGACATAGGAGAAAGTCGCGAAGCGTGAAATGGGAAGCTTGTCGATAAGGGCCCAAGGTAACGAATCCGTAGTCGGTGCATTGAGGGCATCTAGGAGTGAAAAAATCCATGGATCTCAACGCTGTTCCATGGAGAGGTCCATGGCTGTGAGCGCAGCTAAGGCCGAGGCGAGGGCGTAGGAGATGGCAGAGGTGAGCGCGACAAGGCGTCAGCGTCACAATGTTTGCAGCCCGACCGATATGCAACGTTAATATCGTATTCCTGAAGACGAAGGGCTCAGCGGCCGAGGTGTCCAGAAGGGTCTTTGAGGGTAGccaaccagcagagggcatggtggtGAGTAACAACATCGATGAGGCGGGCATAAAGATAAGGACAAAATTTTGTGAgtgcccacactacggcgaggcAGTCCTTTTCCGTAACGATGTAATTAGATCCGGCTTTCATGAGCGTATGACTTGAGTAAGCAACAACATATTCGGGAAAGCCAGCCTTACGCTGTGCAAGGACGGCTCCGAGGCCTACGCCACTGGCATCAGTGTGCAATGCGGTTGGCACACTGGAGTCGTAATAGCGCAGGATCGGTGGTGAAATCAGAAGACGACAAAGGGTAGCGAAAGCAGCGTTGCAGGCTGAGTTCCAAGCAGACAGATCAGCGGACCCATTCAGGAGCTTCGTAAGTGgtgcgatgatagaggcgaagttgtgcacaaagcggcgaaaatatgagcacaggcCCAAAAAGCTTCGGAACTTCTTAACAGAAGTCGGTTTGGGAAAGTTTGTGACAGAACGAAGCTTTTCCAGATCGGGCAGGATGCCATCTTTGGGGACGACATGGCCAAGTATGGTCAGTTTGCGGGCACCAAATCGACATTTCTTGAGCTTGAGTTGGAGACCAGCATCGGTGAGACAGTGCCGTATATTGTGCAAGCGCTTGAGATGTGTTGGAAAATCAGGTGAAAAAAACGACAACATCGTTAAAATAGCACAGGTAAATGTGCCCTTTGAGGCCACGCAAGATGTACATCATGCGCTACAATGTTGCAGGAGCGTTATAGAGGCCGAACGGCATCacgttgaattcatagaggccgtcaggtgtgacaaaagctgtttttggGCGGTCAGATTCAGCCATAGGGACTAGCCAATAGTCGGAACGGAGATCCAGCGAGGAGAACTCGGCTCCTTGcaaacagtcgagggcgtcatcaatacggggtaGCGGGCAGACGTCTTTGCGCATAATTTTGTTTAGGTGATGATAATGAACACAGAACCGAATCgatccatccttctttttgacgagcacgacGGCCGACGACCATGGAGTAAAAGAGGACTGGATAACACCGCGGTGGAGCATGTCGTCCATATGTTCAGCGATGACGCAGCGCTCTGGAGGCGACACATGGTAGGGGCGCTGGGGGAGAGGGGCATGAGGGCCTCTATCAATGCTGTGAACGACGGTGGTCGCGCGGCACAAAGAGGTTGTCTTGTGGTCGAAGGAAGAGTGGAACTTGTGAAGCCGGGCAAGGAGCTTCTCGTGATGAGCTGGGTCGTGGTCGCTGGCCACTGAACGGTGAAACATTTCCTGGGAGAGCGGGTCGGAGACAGCACTAACCAGTGTGAGGGCGGCGACAAAGGTACCACCGCAAAAAGCCCCATCGTCGAAGGGTATGAGCAAACGAAGGTGTTCAATGTGTCCAAGACATTCTCCACAGAGCAAGGTGCACTGATAGGGCAAGGAATTCGAGATGACGAGTTCGGTGGCACCGTGGCATATGTCAAGGTCAGCAAATGGAAGAGGTAGGTGTCAGCGAGAAGCGAAGATGGGTGAAGGCGCGAAGAGTACAgtcttaatctctgacgggcagaatattccttcaaatgtggcaatgacggactccgtaggaatttttactccgtcaaccatcctgctgcatcgatggacagcaatcactcctgcaggcgagaggttctcaagcgtttccacagggctcaatcgagagtcgacccctcggaccaagcccttggaacatgctagatgaggcggaatgaatgcacTCGCCGGGTGGTTGGaaaaggtcgtacactttagcaggtcttcaatgcagtctttatccggtgacttgcacaaaataccacccctgccgaactgccggacatcggtaatgcgcatgaagtgctttgatgtggactgaagagccgcctgcactgcctccgggttgttcagtcagatagcgcctccatcggaaagcactaaagcgaccggaatgctcggaACTCCACTGcaaaaaagagatcaattgggagctggtgtTGACGAAGAGATCCCGACCAAGGGtaaaacccctggccgggagaagaagtagacattaagctctcgtcccgcgcccaatcagcccagaacaggagcaagcaggcacagacacaaagaaggagaaatttagcaagctagcgcaacaccgccaggtacttagccgctgccccgcagcctgggttgctgggccacggCCCAACTTCTGCTTCCTCTTCCCCTCTGGCCAGACCGAGCAGCCTGCGGCTAAGCCCGAAGCCACGAAAAGCGGCCGAATACTGCAAAACGCGGTGTAAAAACCACTAGCGGTCCTCGAGGACTGCCATGAATAGGTCATTGGTCAGGGACCACCGAGGGCTGCCCCAAGTTCGCAGAAGGGGTCACCTCCCCAAGCAGAGGGAGGCAGCTGGTCTTAGCAGGCAGGGCTAGTTCCAGTGGCCACGTTGCAACACCACGAGTCCGTCAATGAAAAGAATGCATCACAACGAAAacgcaaacaaaaagaaataacctCTGCAGAGGTGCGGACATTGCACTCCTGCAGAAACAAAACATCAATGAGGAACGATCGCGCAAGGTGAAGCACCTCCTGTTGCTTATCGGGAGAGCGAAAACCCTGCACGTGAAAGGAAGCGAACCCCATTCCGCCCTATAAGTTGAAAGAGAAGAGAACGTGATCACGCAAAGCACACATGCCTGTCGGAAGAGGGAGCATCTCGCAGGATACTAAGTGTGGCAGTAGGCTGGCCTGCTAATGTTGTTGCTTGTCTCACAAATTGGCACATACCACAAGGGGGagtggccataaccaggcggtgactctTTGCATTGTAGATTTCATGCAGCAAAAATAGGATGACTTAAAAAATTGGCCAACTCTGGTTCTGTGACAGAGGTGGTTGCAGGTGGTTAGGGGGTCTAACAAGCTTAAATTTAGGCAAGGGCGTAATTACAAGAAAAAAGGAGGGAGAATGAAAAAATGAAGGAATTGTGAAAAGGaattacccaaatacgaaagcttatgatggtatgaaccgtacgaaagcttatgattgTAGACGTTTTGTTTCTAGCAGATAATTTTGATCGGCAGAGCAAATATTctcattggtatggccaagcatagaagcgccaagagacagaacattCACAGAAGACAGACACAAACTGAGACTGTGTAATAGAAATTTTAACAGTCgcctcctgagcgatgagtagcgACGTCAATatagaagaaagtgctctattgtttccggctcagcacaatatGGGCACAATGGGGAGATTgcaagaccaggcctgtagaggcaAAAATTTAGATGTGGCCGCCAGCAACGTAGTCGTGTGATGGAAACTTCACGTTTGCAGGATCGCCAGGCAGTACTTCTgcaagggaacaggaggtgctGAAAATCTTCaatgaagtaagcgctgatgcaccAAATTCTGTCATTAAAGTATACATGTGAAATAGTGCAGCCGTAATGTAAGCACTGGTTGGAAGGGGGCACGGAGGAaaactataaggagtggaaactccgctgtctacggcgaccagaaaaggtcacaagcccacGGGGCCACTATCCTGCTGGTGGTGTCTGGCGGCCTGGAATGAAACCACTGAAATACAACGCCACGGCGTgtccgctgaagcaaacacccgtttcgactgcttgtcgtctgctttgagcacgcgccggagccgcctggcCCCCTGCAGCTTCTACGACGCGCCGCATGgtgccgccactgcatgcgaccccgtcggTGCACACAATTGTAattttatctggtcgcctgcacttgctcgcgcagacgggagtttcacgtcctgtatagtcttgctccgtggaaGGGGGTCAACCATCggaccactcagggctgccttcgcccTGGTCACCCCTCTGCAACAGTGACTGTGACGAAAGCATGGTACAGCTCTGTGGGTGCGGTAAAACACCGGCGAAGGGGACAGTGTGGTGAAAATAATGATTGCGTGGTGAAAAGGTCCCGCCGATGCTCGCGACTGCGGAAGAAACACACAGTCACACGCGCACCACCACATTTCCCCGCGCAAACACCCTCTATCGTTCGTCAGCCGCGCCGACAAAGCCAGCGCGTCGATAAGATAATGGCGCCATTTGAGCGCCGGAATGGCGGCGCCCAGGCTAccaccgagtgggggaggaggaaGAGGGCCTTTAAGACCCGAGGTCCTAATCGGAGGCGTCGTGACGAAGACTAGGCGTTTTAAAAGACGTCCATGAGGGCATTCTCCTCATTCGCCGTCCTCACCTTCTTCGGAGGTCGAATCGGCCAATGACGAAACGCCCCCATCAGACAACGTGTGCCAGCACTTCGGCTCGTCTAGGTCCAGGACCTTGTGCACACGCCAGCCCGGGCCATCCTCGCAGCGCACGGGGGGCGCAAGGCAAAGCGACCGGGCTTGGAGGCTCCGCCAGGGGCGACTGGAACTGCGACGCCTCCATGTCTGGCAAGGCCAACTCCACGGTGTCGGAGGCACCCTTGGACTGTAGCGCCGAGGAGTCACGGCTCCTTCTCCACCTGGTCTTCAGCGGAGATCGCTGCAACCTCTTCCCGCTGAGCAGCGGGCTCGCTGTAGCTCGTAGGTGCTGCGCCTGCCACCTTGCTGGAAATGGTGGCGGCTGCGGAGGCGTACGAGCGAATCTGCACGCAGTCCGAGGACGCGTGCTATCCCCACGCAGCGCTTGCACGTCGCCTGCAAGGTCTCCGTCTCGCGGCCGTACGCCCCGCAATGACCGCATCGCATGGAAGTGCAGGCGGCGCCCAGGTGACTCTCCTCCGCACCGTGACCACACCTGCTTCATGCCACGATACTCGAGCATGGCACGGTGTCCCATGACGGTGAGGAAGTTCGGCGGCGCCCGCTGCATCTCGTGCGGCACCTGTTCTGGACGTAGCCCCGGCTCTTGAAGACGGGCTCCGACACCATTCCCACCTTCCCGTAGGCGCCCAGGGCAGCAGCCAGGGCGTCGTCCGTGACTGTTGGCGGTAGACGGAGCACTGTCACGTACACCACTGGCGCGGCGATTTGCGTCAGCGGCGCTTGCTTTCCAGCGATGAGGAAGCTGCCCGCCGCTACCATTTTCGTCACCTGAGCCATCGAGCTCATGGCACAAAGGAACTTTGTTCCGCTGAGGTGCTGCAGGTACTGCAGACCAATGACACCGACAACCGCCTCGATGGGGTCGTCTGCCGGAACAAGCTCCGGCACGGTAAAGTAGAAACATTTGCTTTCGTGGGGCGTGTCGCAGGAGGCAGGAGGGTCATCAAGCCCTAGACAACAAGGCAGCAGGCCTGGCGCCGGGGCAGGAACCGCTGGTTCGCAGACGTCGCTCGGGGGCGGGATCCGAGCGGGCAACAGCCCGCCGGGACCGCAACCTGGAATGAACAAACTTGTAAGCACAGACGGGCAGAGCGACGACCTCTACAAAGCCCGCAAGCTACACATGCTTAAACGTGCAAATCTGTGGTCTTGGAGACTATCTATTGCTGGGCATTATGCTTTAAATGTTGTTCACTATCACTGAATATAGCAATTCACTACCCTACAAAATTCCACATCAAAAAGTACTCGCAATATTTCTATACTGCATAATCTGTTGAAGCATGCTTCTGCAAATATGTTTAACATAGCAATCTAACAAAGCAGGacattaaacaaaataaaaaccattgagACTTTCAGCACCGAATGAGATTCATCGTGCCTGGTGAAGACAATACAGCAGGTGCTCAGTGTGTGCAAGGTGCCGACAatctagtaaaaaaaaagtgatggtcgatttgcgtagttaggccaaatgagaATTAGGTGCAATAGCACTTCGGTTTTTATTTTGCCTTAGGTGTTCGGATCTATTGTACACGGATGAAAGTTGTTCGGATAgcaataatgggttaatgcccgtaaatgcggaattggtcattgtctATTGACATTGATACACTGCTGGGAGTCCTTTTACCACTCCTGGGGCAGTcatgtagcggttaagcgatgtgccacttcCTTGGGATTACTTGTGCTGCTCCCCAGTCAAAACGTCAGTAAACCCAAGTTTTTAAGTAGTGTGTCAGTTCAtaagtatgtatatatatatatatatatatatatatatatatatatatatatatatatatatatatatatatatatacacacaccatacacacacacaaaaatgtgtCCCTGCTAAATGTAACCAAAATTTTCAAAAACGTATTGTCCCAGCCGCGTAATCTAGTAATCTACCTTTACACAACTTTTTAGTAACATTCTTTAGGAAGTCTTCAGACAAATGTTAATACACCATATAGACATTGAATAGACAgtcttttaaatgtttttataCTTTGTAGTAACAACCTATCAACCATCTTCCAACAACCACCGTTATCCAGAAGACTCAAGTACATAGAAATTCTATACTTCATATAATCTCCTTATCTCCTTATATACTTCATATCAACCACTTACCGACAATGCCTACCAACACCCTATGAATGGCCTTCGGACAATTGGCCGCCGTTATCCAAAAACtcaagtacatagaaagtctTTAAACTTCTTATCGTCCCCTTATCAACACATTCCACATACTTCTTATCCACCACTTACCAACAATGTCTACTACCAACACCCTATCAACGGTCTTCCAACAATTGGCCACCGTTATCCAAAGGCTCAAATATGAAGAAAGTATAATTGCCACCCATCAACTTATCAACGTCTGGAAATGTGTTACCTACACTGTATAACATCTTGATCAACAATGTTTCcgcacttcaaaatcattttgtgaaCTCTCTGTCGGAGACAAAGAGTTGAGACGGCGCCGTGCGGTGTGCAATGTTATCGGCCAACGAACCCAGGACGGcgggagtgctgtgtgtgtgtgtgtgcgcacgtgtatgtgtgtgcgcgcgggcgGACCAGGCGGCGGGCACCCGGATGAACCGGGCGGCGGTCTGCGGGGTCATCGGCCGGCTCGTTTGCCTGTCGCCGCTTTCCAGGAACGGCgcgggaaaggaggaaagggaggACTCGGCCCGGCATCGGGACAGTGGTTGCGCGGGACGCTGAACGGAAAGGCCGTGTTTCCAACCTCTgctgtaaagttttcttttaccATTCGGCCAATTAAACAAGTTAAGTTTTACCGGATTATCTTTCTTCCTTGTGACCGGAAATATAGAACGCGTACGTGGAGCACGTATTCTTTCATGTACAACAagtttggtgccgaaacccgggacttCTGCTGTGGATTTGTGAGATCATCGCTACATCGCTCCAACGCTCATGATCAACGCATCCACTTCACGTAAGTCTCGGCAACGACGAATATCCATGCCATCAATCCGGTAAACTAATTGGCTAAACGAACTGTAGAAGAGAATGGAGCGCCTTTTAAAGAAACGAAGAGTATTACGCTCGCAAATTACGAAGCTTACCAACGAAACTGAGGAGCGACAAGCGTCCCTCACGATTACAGAAGCTGTATCGTTCCATGCTCGACTCAttaagctgcagcaacagctagaGCACGTCAACGAAGAAATTGAGCCATTAGTACCAGAAGAAGATGCTGAAAACGAATATCAGCAAGTGTACGATTATCAAGACCGTATTACAGCGTGCCTTGCTGTACTGCAACTTCGAGTCGACAGTGGTTCGTTAACAACGCAGGCTGCCGTGAATTCGGCGGGCAGTGGCACTGCTATCCAAACGACCACGCCAGCCCCCATAACGACCACGTCGGTGAAGATGAGAGTAAAGCTGCCGAAAATTGAACTGATCAAATTC includes these proteins:
- the LOC144101965 gene encoding uncharacterized protein LOC144101965 codes for the protein MAHQITNQPGCGPGGLLPARIPPPSDVCEPAVPAPAPGLLPCCLGLDDPPASCDTPHESKCFYFTVPELVPADDPIEAVVGVIGLQYLQHLSGTKFLCAMSSMAQVTKMVAAGSFLIAGKQAPLTQIAAPVVYVTVLRLPPTVTDDALAAALGAYGKVGMVSEPVFKSRGYVQNRCRTRCSGRRRTSSPSWDTVPCSSIVA